From the Pedobacter cryoconitis genome, one window contains:
- a CDS encoding AAA family ATPase, with protein sequence MTSPAPKYIISGGPGSGKTTLINGLQQQGYFCSEEISRKMIIQETAKGSFCLPWIDISCFSAKVLQEMIFAWNQAPTAAITFFDRAIPDIIAYLNVAEVPVPEEYYTALALHPYHKQVFIMPPWESIYVNDSERWQTFEEAVIINEAIRKAYTTCGFELIDVPKNSQTERVAFILDFI encoded by the coding sequence ATGACCAGTCCAGCACCAAAATATATCATTAGCGGAGGTCCGGGATCAGGAAAAACAACCCTGATTAACGGATTGCAGCAACAAGGGTATTTTTGTTCTGAAGAAATATCCAGAAAGATGATCATCCAGGAAACGGCAAAAGGATCATTCTGTTTGCCCTGGATAGATATTTCCTGTTTTTCAGCTAAAGTTTTGCAGGAAATGATTTTTGCCTGGAATCAAGCTCCTACAGCTGCCATTACTTTTTTTGACCGTGCTATTCCCGACATTATTGCTTATCTGAATGTGGCCGAAGTCCCTGTTCCGGAAGAATATTATACTGCCTTAGCGCTTCATCCTTATCATAAACAAGTTTTTATAATGCCACCATGGGAAAGCATTTATGTGAATGACAGTGAACGCTGGCAAACCTTTGAAGAAGCCGTTATCATTAATGAAGCTATCAGGAAGGCCTATACAACCTGCGGATTTGAGCTGATTGATGTTCCCAAAAACTCACAGACAGAGCGCGTTGCATTTATCCTCGATTTTATCTAG
- the cbiB gene encoding adenosylcobinamide-phosphate synthase CbiB, with product MENYIIIVIPLLAGYLLDLLFGDPEGLPHPVRFFGSLIAFGEKHLNQGRFRFVKGMLLVLVLCSFTFLFFYGAIHLMLSHSVPVYFLFATAFVYYALANKGLITEGKQVFDTLKYKGLEAGRKRLSRIVGRDTSNLDEQQIRVAVFETMSENLSDGVIAPLFFYFIAGIPGMLTYKMINTLDSMIGYRSDRYEYFGKFAARLDDVANFIPARITTILMLMVTFSMRGWQYVLKYGHQHKSPNAGYPEAALAGILDVQFGGPNVYHGILVDKPLIGSNSREIKHEEFKIVSSINQGVCLLMVLSISIYFFQL from the coding sequence ATGGAAAACTATATAATTATTGTAATTCCCTTGCTTGCAGGTTATCTGCTGGATTTGCTCTTTGGTGATCCTGAAGGTCTACCACATCCTGTGCGGTTTTTTGGCAGTCTGATTGCTTTTGGTGAAAAACATCTCAATCAAGGAAGATTCAGATTTGTTAAAGGAATGCTGCTGGTATTAGTTTTATGTTCCTTCACATTTTTATTCTTTTACGGAGCAATCCATTTGATGCTGAGCCACAGTGTGCCTGTATATTTCCTTTTCGCCACTGCCTTTGTTTATTACGCACTAGCAAATAAAGGACTGATTACAGAAGGTAAACAAGTTTTTGACACTTTAAAGTATAAAGGGCTCGAAGCCGGTCGGAAACGCTTATCCCGTATTGTAGGGCGTGATACTTCAAACCTGGACGAACAACAGATCCGCGTAGCCGTGTTTGAAACCATGTCAGAGAACCTGAGTGACGGTGTAATTGCACCGCTGTTTTTCTACTTTATAGCGGGTATCCCCGGCATGCTTACTTATAAAATGATTAATACGCTGGATTCTATGATTGGCTACCGGAGTGACAGATATGAATATTTTGGGAAATTTGCAGCACGGCTGGATGACGTCGCCAACTTCATTCCAGCACGAATAACAACCATACTCATGCTGATGGTAACCTTTAGTATGCGGGGATGGCAATATGTGCTGAAGTATGGACATCAACATAAAAGTCCCAATGCAGGTTATCCCGAAGCAGCACTTGCCGGAATACTGGATGTTCAATTTGGAGGCCCGAATGTTTACCATGGAATTTTAGTTGACAAACCACTTATTGGTAGCAACAGCCGGGAAATTAAACACGAAGAATTTAAAATAGTAAGCAGTATCAATCAGGGTGTCTGTTTGCTTATGGTTTTATCCATCAGCATTTATTTCTTTCAGCTCTAA
- a CDS encoding pyridoxal phosphate-dependent aminotransferase → MFQGHGDDGYLHQQTLAADFSTNVWHGGAPDGLKEFLFTQWDNVQRYPEVLAESLTQKIASFYGFKSENILVTNGSTESIYLVAQAFKNGKTTLTIPAFAEYEDACKLFGHQLNLLNWDDLQTGISGDTGLLFICNPNNPTGAVFKELETLIHQHPEILFVVDEAFIEFTLSITSVLPLIEKYDNLIVMRSMTKAYAIPGLRLGYIAANAVLINRLRSFKLPWAVNAMAIAAGHFIFDHIRTIQIPVQQLLADREEFIKKLEGSPLKVYPSHTHFFLARTNQHTAAILKQFLLKEFNILIRDAGNFRGLTEKHIRIATLSPNKNQLLINALAEWKTI, encoded by the coding sequence ATGTTTCAGGGACACGGAGACGATGGATATTTACATCAGCAAACATTAGCAGCCGATTTTAGTACAAATGTATGGCATGGGGGAGCCCCTGATGGCTTGAAAGAATTTCTTTTTACACAATGGGATAACGTACAGCGGTATCCTGAAGTACTGGCAGAAAGTCTCACTCAAAAGATAGCCTCTTTCTACGGCTTTAAATCTGAAAATATATTAGTCACCAATGGCAGTACAGAAAGTATCTACTTGGTTGCCCAGGCCTTTAAAAATGGAAAAACAACGCTAACTATTCCTGCTTTCGCAGAATATGAAGATGCCTGTAAACTATTCGGACATCAGCTGAATTTGCTGAACTGGGACGATTTGCAGACCGGAATTTCTGGTGATACCGGGTTATTATTTATCTGCAACCCAAACAATCCTACCGGAGCTGTTTTTAAAGAACTCGAAACCTTAATTCATCAACATCCTGAGATTTTGTTTGTTGTTGACGAAGCTTTTATTGAATTTACTTTATCGATTACATCAGTGCTCCCTTTAATTGAAAAATATGATAACCTGATTGTTATGCGCTCCATGACTAAAGCTTATGCAATTCCGGGTTTAAGATTGGGTTATATCGCAGCTAATGCTGTCCTGATAAACCGGTTAAGATCTTTTAAATTGCCCTGGGCGGTGAATGCAATGGCTATAGCAGCCGGACATTTTATTTTTGATCATATCCGGACGATACAAATCCCTGTTCAGCAATTATTAGCTGACCGGGAAGAATTTATCAAAAAGCTGGAGGGAAGTCCGCTGAAAGTCTATCCCAGCCATACCCACTTTTTTCTGGCGCGTACAAATCAGCATACTGCTGCGATATTAAAACAATTTTTACTAAAAGAATTTAATATATTGATCCGTGATGCAGGAAATTTCAGAGGGCTTACCGAAAAACATATCCGTATCGCTACTTTAAGTCCAAATAAAAATCAATTGCTGATTAATGCTTTAGCTGAATGGAAAACTATATAA
- a CDS encoding cobyric acid synthase codes for MENQRKLRPVMFVGTSSDVGKSVITAGFCRIFKQDGYTPAPFKAQNMSLNSYATPEGLEIGRAQAVQAEAAGIPCHTDMNPVLLKPTNDQTAQVILNGKPIGNQSAKEYFLLNDRVALFAEVKLAYQRLASRYSPIVMEGAGSISELNLKKRDITNMRMAIAAGAATYLVTDIDKGGIFASLYGTMQLLEPEEKACIKGIIINKFRGDPDLFQDGKKMIEDLCGVPVIGIVPYFKDIFIEEEDAVSLQLKRNQPVAGKVNIAVVLLSRMSNFTDFDRLDKDSRVNLYYTHTTEGIAQADIVILPGSKNTIEDLIELRNNGLAEAIILAHQNQQTVIGVCGGYQMLGQTIKDPGQIESDAGEIEGLGILPVETVLLNEKTTRQCSFTYRDFSEKCIGYEIHMGETKVIGAVRPVAWLDEKYTDGYFLSEKCWGSYLHGILDNQVVINDLVAPYTDLQVPYVDYLQFRSEQYDKLAVLLRENLDIEQVYQHLKD; via the coding sequence ATGGAAAATCAAAGGAAGCTCAGACCTGTTATGTTTGTTGGAACCTCATCTGATGTAGGTAAAAGTGTAATTACTGCCGGATTCTGCCGGATCTTTAAACAGGATGGTTATACACCTGCGCCATTTAAAGCGCAAAATATGTCACTCAACAGCTATGCTACTCCCGAAGGCTTAGAAATAGGGCGTGCACAAGCCGTGCAGGCAGAAGCTGCTGGAATTCCCTGCCATACCGATATGAACCCTGTGTTGCTTAAGCCAACAAATGATCAGACCGCACAAGTGATCCTGAACGGGAAACCGATAGGAAACCAAAGTGCAAAAGAATACTTTTTATTAAATGACCGGGTTGCACTCTTTGCCGAAGTTAAACTTGCCTATCAAAGGCTGGCCTCCCGCTATTCACCTATCGTGATGGAAGGAGCGGGGAGTATCTCTGAATTGAACCTCAAAAAAAGGGATATCACCAATATGAGGATGGCGATAGCAGCGGGCGCGGCAACTTACCTCGTGACAGATATTGATAAAGGTGGTATTTTTGCCAGTCTTTATGGAACGATGCAACTGCTGGAACCAGAAGAAAAAGCATGTATTAAAGGTATTATTATTAATAAATTCAGAGGAGATCCAGATCTTTTTCAGGATGGGAAAAAGATGATAGAAGATTTATGCGGAGTTCCGGTTATTGGAATTGTTCCCTACTTCAAAGACATTTTTATTGAAGAAGAAGATGCCGTTTCACTCCAGCTGAAAAGAAATCAACCCGTAGCAGGTAAGGTGAATATTGCAGTAGTTTTATTGAGCAGAATGTCTAATTTCACTGATTTTGACCGTTTGGATAAAGATAGCCGTGTTAATCTTTATTACACCCATACCACAGAAGGAATCGCTCAGGCAGATATTGTTATTTTGCCAGGCAGTAAAAACACAATTGAAGATCTGATTGAACTGCGCAATAACGGGCTTGCAGAAGCGATTATTCTGGCCCATCAAAACCAGCAGACAGTGATCGGTGTCTGCGGGGGATATCAAATGCTGGGTCAGACTATTAAAGATCCCGGACAAATAGAATCGGACGCAGGGGAAATTGAAGGATTAGGTATCTTACCGGTAGAAACCGTATTGCTCAACGAAAAAACCACCAGGCAATGTAGTTTTACTTACCGTGATTTTTCTGAAAAATGTATAGGATATGAGATCCACATGGGAGAGACCAAAGTTATTGGAGCAGTACGGCCAGTTGCCTGGCTGGATGAAAAATATACAGATGGCTATTTTTTATCAGAAAAATGCTGGGGCTCTTACCTGCATGGTATTCTGGATAACCAGGTTGTGATCAATGATTTGGTTGCCCCATATACTGATTTGCAAGTACCCTATGTAGATTATTTGCAATTCCGCAGTGAACAATACGATAAATTAGCTGTATTGTTAAGAGAAAACCTGGATATTGAACAGGTATACCAACATCTAAAAGATTAA
- a CDS encoding glycoside hydrolase: MKKSNLIMILPVLLALSCKKENVLEQQKLSSAKNDAVEIAKDTASITLSWNKTYQKIEGFGAFGGRITPFFESPKRDSIMNYLWGQTGLQLTIIRGKIIRSYPFDKQTGVVSIKPAGADIDMDINSAAYKKLTEDEKEQIGQLWILKKAKERYQLPIMFASAWTPPLYMKTNPGSESAKNFNGLDFKCCSTDFARYLSGFTKAYQNEGINFYAISPTNEPENIFSDWDASYWDSKHLGEFVSNNLRPALNAAGLTATKIISSENAAWGTANSFLSGMDKSNADILAGHGYVEIGDLIFGKRGLNQDPKPWSFATGNKPVWLTETSDDGGTYDGTITGGLKLATSMHKFLAECNINAFVYWLGMLAIKNNESLIGTNSDGSLEFPKTYEVMGQFSRAIHPGYIRFDSKLQNNSTLKISAYKDPVSGKFSLVAINPGQKAVVCKIQLDGFNAGLLNSFQTTDSNIRWQNSAPVAVKANGIFQVLVPASGVITFTGTKG, from the coding sequence ATGAAAAAATCAAACCTGATTATGATTCTGCCGGTTTTACTGGCTTTATCCTGTAAGAAAGAAAATGTACTGGAGCAACAAAAACTCAGTTCAGCAAAAAATGATGCGGTAGAAATTGCGAAGGATACCGCAAGTATTACGCTATCCTGGAATAAAACCTATCAAAAGATAGAAGGATTCGGAGCATTTGGAGGTAGAATTACTCCTTTTTTCGAATCCCCTAAACGTGATAGTATTATGAATTACCTCTGGGGACAAACGGGTTTGCAATTGACAATAATCCGCGGGAAGATTATCCGTAGTTATCCTTTCGATAAGCAGACTGGTGTGGTGAGTATCAAACCTGCCGGCGCTGATATAGATATGGATATAAACAGTGCTGCTTATAAAAAGCTGACTGAAGACGAGAAGGAACAAATCGGTCAGTTATGGATCTTAAAAAAGGCAAAAGAACGTTATCAATTGCCAATTATGTTTGCAAGTGCCTGGACCCCTCCATTGTATATGAAAACTAATCCGGGTAGTGAGAGTGCGAAGAATTTCAATGGACTTGACTTTAAATGTTGTTCTACGGATTTCGCACGTTATTTATCCGGCTTTACCAAAGCTTATCAGAATGAAGGAATTAATTTTTATGCGATTTCACCAACGAATGAACCTGAGAATATTTTTTCAGACTGGGATGCCTCTTATTGGGATTCCAAACACTTGGGTGAATTCGTTTCCAATAATCTTCGCCCTGCTTTAAATGCCGCCGGATTAACTGCTACAAAAATCATCTCTTCTGAAAATGCAGCCTGGGGAACAGCCAATTCTTTTCTTTCGGGAATGGATAAGAGTAATGCCGATATTTTAGCAGGACACGGTTATGTAGAAATAGGCGATCTGATTTTTGGTAAACGCGGACTGAACCAGGATCCAAAACCGTGGTCTTTTGCTACGGGCAATAAGCCTGTCTGGTTAACTGAAACATCTGATGATGGCGGTACTTATGATGGAACAATTACTGGCGGCCTTAAATTGGCGACTAGTATGCATAAATTTCTGGCAGAATGTAATATCAATGCTTTTGTATATTGGTTAGGTATGCTGGCCATTAAAAATAACGAATCACTGATTGGAACCAATAGTGATGGTAGTTTAGAGTTCCCAAAAACTTATGAGGTTATGGGACAGTTCTCCAGAGCCATTCATCCCGGTTATATCCGTTTTGATTCAAAATTACAGAACAATTCAACATTGAAGATCTCAGCTTATAAAGATCCTGTATCTGGAAAGTTCAGCTTAGTGGCAATCAATCCAGGTCAGAAAGCGGTGGTTTGTAAAATACAGTTAGATGGTTTTAATGCCGGATTGCTTAATTCCTTTCAAACGACAGATAGTAATATCAGATGGCAGAACTCCGCCCCTGTTGCTGTAAAAGCGAATGGAATTTTTCAAGTATTAGTTCCCGCTTCAGGTGTAATTACTTTTACGGGTACTAAAGGGTGA
- a CDS encoding peroxiredoxin family protein, translated as MITIDQKLITHMYKKTLAIGLFALLSVGASAQTSLQHGAWRAALLRNDGNKIIFNLDIQQQKGKTVFYIVNEPEKMLAEDVTIVKDSVFINMPVFESAFRLKIISKDSLSGTWIRKTTSKDIVMPFTATTKQAYRFPAVHGNATESADGKWKIDFTRSNNSEREAIGQFSQKGNQVTGSILTPSGDYRYLSGIVTGDSLQISTFDGIHAMVFTGKINKGSITNGNLYSGPVSKEVWTAKKDDQAALSAEQVTRLKDGEDGSLNFSFPDIDGKQVSIKDKRFKNKVVIIQLMGSWCPNCMDETAFLSEYYDKNKQRGVEVLGLAYEYTTNVKRSAASIRKFQKRFDVKYPLLITPTTVSDSLHTEKTLPQLTAIKVFPTTLILDKTGKVTEITTDFYGPGTGDYYTKYKEAFEKKITELLEK; from the coding sequence ATGATAACAATCGATCAGAAATTAATTACGCATATGTACAAAAAGACCCTTGCTATAGGTTTATTCGCTCTTTTATCTGTTGGTGCTTCTGCACAGACCTCACTTCAGCATGGAGCATGGCGCGCAGCTCTTTTAAGAAATGATGGAAATAAGATCATTTTCAATCTTGATATTCAGCAGCAAAAGGGAAAGACAGTTTTCTATATTGTGAATGAGCCTGAAAAAATGCTTGCCGAAGATGTCACTATTGTAAAGGACTCTGTATTTATCAATATGCCGGTTTTTGAATCTGCTTTCAGGTTAAAGATCATCTCAAAAGATAGTCTTTCGGGAACATGGATCAGAAAGACGACCTCAAAAGATATTGTTATGCCTTTTACTGCGACCACTAAACAGGCTTACCGCTTTCCTGCGGTTCATGGAAATGCTACTGAAAGTGCTGATGGTAAATGGAAAATTGATTTTACGAGAAGTAATAATTCTGAGCGGGAAGCTATAGGACAGTTTTCACAAAAAGGAAACCAGGTTACCGGATCTATCCTCACCCCTTCTGGTGATTACCGTTATCTTTCGGGAATAGTTACCGGAGACTCACTTCAGATCTCTACTTTTGATGGTATTCATGCCATGGTATTTACCGGAAAAATTAATAAAGGAAGTATTACAAATGGTAATCTATATAGTGGCCCGGTTTCCAAAGAGGTATGGACTGCAAAAAAGGATGATCAGGCAGCATTATCTGCTGAGCAGGTGACCAGGCTTAAAGATGGTGAGGATGGAAGTCTGAATTTCAGCTTTCCTGACATCGATGGAAAACAGGTATCAATTAAAGATAAAAGATTTAAAAACAAAGTGGTGATCATACAGCTGATGGGTTCATGGTGTCCTAATTGTATGGACGAAACAGCGTTCCTGAGCGAGTATTACGATAAGAATAAACAAAGAGGTGTAGAAGTTCTTGGACTTGCCTACGAGTACACTACGAATGTTAAACGTTCTGCGGCCAGCATACGTAAATTTCAAAAAAGATTTGATGTGAAATATCCTTTGCTGATTACTCCTACAACGGTTTCTGATTCTTTACATACAGAGAAAACATTACCGCAGCTTACTGCAATCAAAGTGTTTCCGACTACACTGATTCTTGATAAGACAGGAAAAGTAACGGAAATTACCACTGATTTTTATGGGCCTGGTACCGGAGATTATTATACAAAATATAAGGAAGCTTTTGAAAAAAAGATTACTGAATTACTTGAAAAATAA
- a CDS encoding gliding motility-associated C-terminal domain-containing protein: MYSSIALPEKSFSQICTGSFGDPVVNIDFGRGTSNFGPSLGASTNYQYVSSFNPGDGSYTIVKKIGGGAWFETVNHTPNDPDGYMMMINASYQPGVFYETAITTDLCPNTTYEFAAWVTNLLTYSGNKPNLTFSILTLDDQLLGTYKTGDIPESPVSAWKQYGFLFRTSNSTKVKIRIANNGPGGDGNDLALDDITFRACGPKITPLTDNVSQTEKTICEGNGVVLSATVEGSPTLQYQWQKMVGGQWADLNGENAIQLNLTAGSLPAGDFQYRLMAAEATNFSSPACRTTSQPITIRVKPLPKPVVVAEQTVCEGNTIQLDVTGADGPYAWTGPNNFSSTEKSPVIANAALDRAGDYQVTTTLGTCTASAKIKVNMLPVPIPVVETPAPICGGASVVLHATGGIQYKWAPATGLSATDVADPVASPAQTTLYTVTVSNGGCEKQASVNVEVYQKITVSAGRNRVIIEGQTVTLEGQVSGDHFKYLWSPADFLDDPAKLNPVATPVHDVTYTLTAWSENGCPGDAQQVAIHVLKKLVIPNTITPNGDGINDIWTIAALDTYPAATVYVFNRYGGKVYSGKGDGKGWDGKYNGEYLPVGVYYYVIDLHDGQKIRSGSLTVLR; this comes from the coding sequence ATGTATAGTAGTATTGCTTTACCGGAAAAATCATTTTCTCAGATTTGCACGGGTAGTTTCGGTGACCCGGTCGTGAATATTGATTTTGGGAGAGGTACCAGTAATTTCGGCCCATCTTTAGGAGCAAGTACAAATTACCAGTATGTTTCTTCATTCAATCCAGGTGATGGTTCTTATACGATCGTGAAAAAAATTGGTGGCGGAGCATGGTTTGAGACGGTCAATCATACCCCAAATGATCCGGATGGGTATATGATGATGATCAATGCCAGCTACCAGCCAGGTGTTTTTTATGAAACAGCTATTACCACAGATTTGTGCCCGAATACGACCTATGAATTTGCGGCCTGGGTAACTAATTTATTAACTTATTCTGGCAACAAACCTAACCTTACTTTTTCGATCCTGACTCTGGACGATCAGCTTTTAGGCACCTATAAAACCGGTGATATCCCGGAAAGCCCGGTATCTGCCTGGAAACAGTATGGCTTTTTGTTCAGAACCAGTAATTCGACCAAAGTTAAAATCAGGATTGCAAATAACGGGCCGGGTGGAGATGGCAATGATCTTGCGCTGGATGATATCACTTTTAGGGCGTGCGGACCAAAAATCACCCCGCTTACAGACAATGTAAGCCAGACAGAAAAGACAATTTGTGAGGGAAATGGAGTTGTGCTGTCTGCTACTGTTGAAGGGTCGCCAACTTTACAATATCAATGGCAAAAAATGGTGGGTGGACAGTGGGCAGATCTGAATGGGGAAAACGCCATACAACTCAACCTGACTGCGGGGTCTTTACCGGCTGGGGATTTCCAGTATCGACTGATGGCTGCTGAGGCTACAAACTTTAGTTCGCCAGCTTGCAGAACTACCTCACAGCCAATAACCATTCGTGTAAAACCTTTACCAAAACCAGTTGTGGTAGCTGAGCAAACAGTTTGTGAGGGAAATACGATTCAGTTGGATGTAACTGGCGCAGATGGCCCATACGCGTGGACCGGGCCGAACAACTTCAGCTCAACGGAAAAATCACCTGTCATCGCAAATGCTGCTCTTGATCGTGCTGGAGATTACCAGGTGACTACAACGCTTGGCACCTGCACTGCTTCTGCAAAAATCAAGGTGAATATGCTGCCAGTCCCCATTCCGGTTGTTGAAACTCCTGCACCGATATGCGGGGGGGCTTCGGTTGTGCTCCATGCAACCGGAGGAATACAATATAAATGGGCGCCTGCAACTGGTTTGTCAGCCACAGACGTTGCTGATCCGGTCGCCTCCCCTGCTCAAACTACTTTATATACGGTTACGGTTTCCAATGGTGGTTGTGAAAAGCAAGCAAGTGTAAACGTAGAAGTATATCAGAAAATAACAGTCAGCGCAGGCCGTAACCGGGTAATTATTGAAGGACAAACGGTTACCCTGGAAGGCCAGGTATCGGGAGATCATTTCAAGTATTTGTGGTCACCTGCGGATTTTCTGGATGACCCGGCTAAATTAAATCCTGTAGCCACTCCTGTACATGATGTAACCTATACCTTAACTGCATGGTCAGAAAATGGCTGTCCGGGTGATGCTCAGCAGGTTGCTATTCATGTGCTGAAAAAACTCGTGATCCCGAATACCATTACGCCAAATGGAGATGGTATCAATGATATATGGACTATAGCTGCATTGGACACCTACCCTGCCGCTACCGTATATGTGTTCAACAGATACGGAGGAAAAGTTTACTCTGGAAAAGGCGATGGAAAAGGCTGGGATGGGAAATATAATGGGGAATATTTACCTGTAGGGGTTTATTATTATGTGATTGATTTACATGATGGCCAAAAGATACGCTCGGGCTCTTTAACGGTTTTAAGATAA
- a CDS encoding type IX secretion system membrane protein PorP/SprF, whose product MRTVFLILTGVFLFEVSSGQQRPQYTQYIFNNYLLNPALSGIENYTDVRVGSRIQWAGINDGPVTSFFSVNAPLGKQYLYGNSNSFAEKGANPMERSYLQNYMAAEPHHGIGVFGTLDKTGPIKALDIKATYAYHLGLSSKINLSVGVAAGISRISLDYSKLNLENSIDPAITPGFNTKTQPDLDAGVWLYGPDFFAGVSVQQLLNQPLSFSDSQAPVQGKQVPHLFVTAGYKFFLNEEVSVTPSVMFKKVQPAPLSADLNFKVAFKDKLWVGGSYRPQDAVSAMAGFNISSLFVLSYAYDFTTSELGSVSNGTHEIVLGILLNNRYKVTCPQRNW is encoded by the coding sequence ATGAGAACAGTATTCCTGATATTAACGGGTGTTTTTCTTTTTGAGGTTAGCAGTGGCCAGCAGCGCCCCCAGTATACGCAGTATATTTTTAATAATTACCTGCTCAATCCCGCGCTTTCCGGGATAGAGAATTACACGGATGTAAGAGTGGGTTCAAGGATACAATGGGCAGGAATAAATGATGGCCCTGTTACTTCTTTTTTTTCCGTTAATGCGCCATTAGGTAAGCAGTATTTGTATGGAAATTCAAATTCTTTTGCTGAAAAAGGAGCAAATCCTATGGAACGAAGTTATCTCCAGAATTATATGGCTGCTGAACCACACCATGGAATTGGCGTTTTTGGAACATTGGACAAAACAGGCCCGATTAAAGCATTGGATATTAAGGCTACTTATGCTTATCATCTTGGACTGAGCTCAAAAATAAACCTGAGTGTGGGAGTAGCCGCGGGGATTTCAAGAATTTCACTTGATTATTCAAAACTTAATCTGGAAAACAGCATTGATCCTGCAATTACCCCAGGTTTTAACACTAAAACACAGCCCGATCTTGATGCAGGGGTCTGGTTATACGGTCCTGATTTTTTTGCAGGGGTATCCGTTCAGCAGTTACTGAACCAACCGCTTAGCTTTTCTGATTCCCAGGCGCCCGTTCAGGGAAAACAAGTACCACATCTGTTTGTCACTGCCGGTTATAAGTTTTTTTTGAATGAAGAGGTTTCAGTAACGCCTTCAGTTATGTTTAAAAAAGTCCAGCCTGCGCCTCTGTCAGCAGATCTGAATTTTAAAGTAGCATTTAAGGATAAGTTATGGGTTGGCGGAAGTTATCGCCCGCAGGACGCGGTATCTGCGATGGCAGGTTTTAATATCAGTTCGCTGTTTGTGCTGAGTTACGCCTATGATTTTACAACTTCTGAGCTGGGTTCGGTCAGTAACGGTACGCATGAAATCGTATTGGGCATTTTACTGAATAACAGGTATAAGGTCACTTGTCCGCAGCGAAACTGGTAA
- a CDS encoding inositol-3-phosphate synthase, which yields MHNQGKKIRVAILGVGNCASSLVQGVEFYTKHAEKTSGLMANDIGGYKAANIEFVCGFDVDERKIGQPLKDAIFAKPNCTIILNDDIASEAPIYRSPVIDGVSPQMAAYPEANRFVIKDELKNTDILIDSVTYDQAQVTALRAEIVAQLRKHEAEVLINYLPVGSQLATEFYAEICIELGISLVNCIPVFIASDPAWEQRFIDAGIPIIGDDMRSQFGASIVSQMLQELAFERGHHVKAHIQRNVGGNTDFLNMEDKNRLKSKKISKENVIRAQNDIRGISTEDSFLHAGPSEYIAYYGDNKVANFRLELEGFMGAPVIFDAQLSVQDSPNSAGVVIDAIRYVYVARELGLVGALRGPSASTQKTPPEQMMFSDAIYECHALAKRELTASTKKQLKK from the coding sequence ATGCATAACCAAGGAAAGAAAATCAGAGTTGCAATTTTAGGCGTAGGTAATTGCGCCAGCTCATTAGTACAAGGCGTGGAATTTTACACTAAACACGCAGAAAAGACATCAGGATTGATGGCTAATGATATTGGTGGATATAAAGCAGCTAATATTGAATTCGTTTGCGGATTTGACGTAGATGAAAGAAAAATCGGTCAGCCATTAAAGGATGCCATTTTTGCGAAGCCAAATTGTACGATCATATTGAATGATGATATCGCATCAGAAGCTCCTATTTACAGATCACCTGTTATTGACGGTGTATCTCCGCAAATGGCCGCTTATCCTGAAGCTAACAGATTCGTTATCAAAGACGAATTAAAGAATACTGATATTCTGATTGATAGCGTAACCTACGATCAGGCTCAGGTAACTGCTTTACGTGCCGAAATTGTTGCGCAATTGCGTAAACATGAAGCCGAAGTATTGATTAACTATCTTCCGGTTGGCTCACAGCTGGCTACAGAATTCTATGCAGAAATCTGTATTGAATTAGGTATTTCTTTAGTGAATTGTATTCCTGTATTTATCGCTTCAGACCCTGCGTGGGAGCAAAGATTTATCGATGCTGGTATTCCAATCATCGGAGACGACATGCGCAGTCAGTTTGGTGCAAGTATCGTTTCTCAGATGCTTCAGGAGCTGGCTTTCGAAAGAGGTCACCATGTGAAAGCTCACATTCAAAGAAATGTAGGCGGAAATACTGACTTCCTTAACATGGAAGACAAAAACCGTTTGAAATCTAAAAAGATCTCTAAAGAAAATGTAATCCGTGCACAGAACGATATCAGAGGTATCTCTACCGAAGATAGTTTCCTTCATGCAGGTCCATCAGAATATATTGCTTATTACGGAGACAATAAAGTCGCTAACTTCCGTCTGGAATTAGAAGGTTTTATGGGTGCCCCTGTAATCTTTGATGCCCAGCTCTCAGTTCAGGATTCCCCTAACTCTGCTGGTGTAGTTATCGATGCCATCAGATATGTTTATGTGGCCAGAGAATTAGGCCTGGTAGGTGCCCTTAGAGGACCGTCAGCTTCTACTCAGAAAACTCCACCAGAGCAAATGATGTTCAGCGATGCAATCTACGAATGTCATGCACTGGCTAAACGCGAGTTAACAGCATCAACAAAAAAACAATTAAAAAAATAA